The Gossypium hirsutum isolate 1008001.06 chromosome D02, Gossypium_hirsutum_v2.1, whole genome shotgun sequence region AACTACAATTTTAGATTATCTTTATTCACATACCAATTTGCCTGTGGGGTGATAACAAATGCAGGGTATGGATTCAGTTATGCGAAACACAGAGTTGATGTGTTAGACAAAGACAACTTGTTGTACACTTACGTTGTGATCGAAAGCGACTTTTTTAACAACATGGTGGAGAAAATCAGCTACGAGACAAAGTTTGTAGCAGCAGCAGATGGAGGAACAAGTATTAAGGTAAATACCACCTTTTACACCATTGGTGACATTCAGATCACTCCAGACCTAATGCTCCAAATCAAGGAAGCATCCGAGAAGCGAGCCCTTATTTTGAAAGCTATTGAGAATTATGTGTTGGCAAATCCCGATGTCTAATTTGTCTTACCCAAAAACTGTATTTGATTTGGGTAGTAAGTTGTTTGTCTCTCTGGATTTCATCATTTCTGTTTCCATTGTAATAAAAGTCTTTGGAGTTGTTATCATCTTTCATATATACTTGAAACCAATGTTTTATGGTTCATGACACTTACACTCTTATTATTTGTAGGCCTCAAGCTTTTGTTTGTGTTTTTAAGGTTGGGTTTATAGTTTTGTTAATTACTTATGTactttttcatgtttctatgtatGGCATCTTTTGCTTGGTTACTAAACTCTTAGAGGGTTTTTAGAATCTCTTTAGTGTCAAACACTGTGGAAAAAATTTGACATAAAGAGTCTATTTTATACTTCAATATTGTtcctaaattatttaaattgtatcAATTCCTTCATGTTCCTTAAGTGtttgaggattaaattgataaaatttgtataaataGAGGATTacatttgttaaattatttagaattaggaacTAATTGAGGACTAAATGTTATTTACACCAATTAAAAAAAGGTCATGTTATCATTTTCGTTAATGATTTAACGAATGGTGGCCAAAACAAAATCGATCGAAAATGttagtgatgaaattgaaagtttttgtaattcgatgaccaaaataaaaacacgCTAATAGTTGGGTAATTAATGGTATAGTTTacccaattttttctttttaataagttaatttataataattataatttcatatataattttaggaTGAAACTTATGATAACATTACTATGGAGAAGTTTAGCAGAAATTGGAATCCAATTACTTGAATAtataagaaaagaaagacaatTTATTGCTTTGTGAGATGTAAAAGGAAATACATATGAAggtaattattaaatattgtgTTTACTATTTGATAAAAGCTTACAATTTTTTATAACAATGTTTAAACTTTCTAAAAAACAAATTTGGTcctttatagcttagtaaattTTGTGTATCCCATCCTTCATATCAACAAATGGTAAATTCTAGTAATATTTGAATAAACTTTATTCAAAACCAACAACTACTTAGAAAAAGGTAGGAATGGACATTTTTTTTAGGCATTTAAATTAAGTTTGAATTTTGATGTCATCATTGTGGGGAGCGCTTTACCTAAATACTATCCGAACAAGATTATTCTTAAACCGTAAAACGGATGATGACACGTGtacttatataaaaaaatgaaagcaaatttcattcaaatattcttattttataattaaaattttttatttcatgcgaaaatatatttatatgttaggCTTTTTAATTATGAATGTTAAAATATGACAAGGTTTGTCTTTATTGGTGATATTCATTAGAATGGGAAGTTACCTTGTGGATGGTGGGGTAGGACCCCAAACTCTACAACAACAGTGGACGTACTCTATGGAGAAACACACACAATGGGGAATTTAGGGTCAAAATTGTGGTGTCTTAAAATGCCTTTCAAACTAGTAATGTTAGAACTATGAACTCGTGCCTCCCATGCAAAGTGGAAATTCAAAGAAGAATTGGATCAGCTGAGACGAACTGTGCCATCTGTCTTGAGGAAGATGAAAGTGAAGATCATCTTTTTCTATCGTGCCCTTTTACTATAACAGTCTGGTTAGGAACATCATTTTCAATTAGAAGCGATGCTATAGGAACCACCTCAATAAAGAATTGGACCTATGAGATCAAGTACATGGGATGAACAAAGACAAATGGATACTCTACACCTGATCCCATTAGCATATGTATTCTGGGGAATTCGGACTCACTGAAATAAAGTTATCTTTGAAGGACAAGAGCCTAACTCGGTTGCAGTAATAAGACAAGTGATCGATCAATTACAACTGGCCAAACAAGCTTTCCTACCAAGGGAGGAACAAAGAAAAAGTACCATAATGGCCCAGAGTGGAGCTATCACACGACAGACTTCTCACCAGCTCATATTGGAAAGGAAACCATTAGGAAACATGACAGGTGCTAAATTTTAtatagtttcttttatatattgtgACTTGGTatcgaaaaaaaagaagaagaaattaatGTCTTTTAAATACTTTTGTGGGATATGGTGCATTCATTCAAATGCAATTATAACCGGTGGCGGAGCTGAGTAGAGAACCAGAAGATATGATACctcttaaaatggtaaaatttttaatttaggctctttataatttataaaattttaaattattaatagtaaaattacacattaactccctaaaaataataaaaatttgatttaattttttaaaaaattataaaaatatatattattaaaataatgaaattacatttttattattgtaaaaatatacaatttaatttcggcccaaAAAGTTTTATGATTCCACCACCTATTATAATGAATATCACCAATAAAGATAAACCTTGGCATGATGCTTGTaaaaaatgcatcaaaaaagTAGAAATTGATGATGAGAACAAAGTATGGTGCAAGAAGAAAAAAGAGTTGATGATTATAAATCAAGGTGacaatttctttttcattgttAAAGCAACACATTCTAATTTGTTGTGAAATTTCAAGATATCTTAAATACTCGGAGGATAAgatcataaattttttaatttcttaatttcatcatttaataatataatacttataaacttattgTTATTTacttacaagaaaaataaaaaatagagagcTATTATTAGAATAATTtgattttcaaatcaaaataaataatttgaattaataaattcatgatacttaatttttgtatttccgcatcttttgttttaattacatttttttaggTTTATTAAGTATTCGGCCGATATTGGATAGTTTCGAATGATTGCCTTgtcaattagaataattaaatctGTAATTATTCAATTCATTCTAAGACTTTGATgaattgtataattatttatgttgtAGTTTATGATTATGTGGTCTGGATATGTGATGTAGCTTAAATAAACTTTGTTCAAATAAATTTGTTCTATTCAAGACTTTTCCAAAACATACCATGTCTTGGCCATATTGAAATCGATACAACATATACCAACTTTGATTATTTCTAAACATGCATCAAGTTGACCATATTAACCATAACCAACAAGATATCAATAGTACCTTAAGTACCTCAAATTCAAGAcaacatttcatgccataattatcAACATTAGAcattagac contains the following coding sequences:
- the LOC107908517 gene encoding major allergen Pru ar 1; translation: MGGFAKEAEVSTSLPPAKAFKAFAEDLDTLLPKVAPQAIKSVERLEGDGGPGTIKKITFAEGYGFSYAKHRVDVLDKDNLLYTYVVIESDFFNNMVEKISYETKFVAAADGGTSIKVNTTFYTIGDIQITPDLMLQIKEASEKRALILKAIENYVLANPDV